In a genomic window of Mercenaria mercenaria strain notata chromosome 19, MADL_Memer_1, whole genome shotgun sequence:
- the LOC123542078 gene encoding mucin-5AC-like produces the protein MVISDMIKRFSGHPQVERTRPPVPVAAPIDSMFATPTRTAPLQSFVDNFAAASTSNTISSPQARRPFSDPPTQRIFDGSMANTGHQHVHDHGTATIAQATAGSGDTTVHKTEVVETVVETQKNQAAVAKQDTAQSSAASSQSVLSSVNGVAGNTGQGIAQVETAAAASQTAAAASTATAAKEEKVVKKTKKTTTTVVKKGNDPTAVAGVPAGQVQEVHQVVEETVHQGSASSVAAASETAAVAAKTSSAGTIAGASGSGSAMDTAVSSAAAASSAASSASAAETNATTSTKKVTKKTTTITKTKASDTGGLAGMNSELPKAVLSSLAAKPKAAKKPPTAILSDNNDKKVAIKSKAALLATDKPKLAAPVITNKPTEAPAVTETTTAPQVSTEEVELEVEEVVSTTTKPSTATAVYNKLTWNLLEKPVCYTPCGYRDF, from the exons ATGGTCATAAGTGACATGATAAAG AGGTTTTCCGGACACCCACAGGTGGAACGTACACGTCCTCCCGTGCCAGTTGCCGCTCCCATAGACTCCATGTTTGCAACACCAACTAGGACCGCCCCTCTGCAAAGTTTTGTAGATAATTTTGCAGCGGCATCAACCTCAAATACCATTTCAAGCCCACAAGCCCGAAGGCCGTTTTCGGATCCTCCTACACAAAGAATCTTTGATGGAAGCATGGCAAATACTGGTCACCAGCACGTGCATGACCACGGAACGGCGACAATAGCACAAGCAACAGCTGGTAGTGGTGATACAACTGTTCATAAGACAGAG GTTGTAGAAACGGTTGTTGAGACCCAGAAAAACCAAGCGGCGGTTGCAAAACAGGACACGGCACAATCCTCCGCAGCCTCGAGCCAGTCTGTACTATCATCAGTCAATGGTGTTGCTGGTAACACTGGACAAGGGATAGCTCAAGTAGAAACAGCTGCAGCAGCAAGTCAGACAGCAGCGGCAGCATCCACTGCAACAGCGGCAAAAGAGGAAAAGGTTGTAAAGAAAACTAAGAAGACAACAACCACAGTAGTGAAGAAAGGTAATGATCCCACGGCCGTAGCTGGTGTACCTGCTGGCCAAGTTCAGGAGGTTCACCAGGTTGTTGAAGAGACCGTTCATCAAGGGTCAGCATCTTCTGTAGCTGCAGCGTCAGAAACAGCAGCTGTTGCTGCTAAAACTTCATCCGCAGGTACCATTGCCGGTGCGAGTGGTAGTGGATCTGCTATGGATACTGCTGTATCGTCGGCAGCAGCTGCATCTAGCGCCGCGTCCTCAGCAAGTGCTGCAGAAACAAACGCAACAACTTCGACAAAAAAGGTGACTAAAAAGACAACAACGATAACGAAAACAAAAGCTTCAGATACCGGTGGACTTGCAGGCATGAATTCAGAATTACCTAAAGCTGTTCTGTCAAGCTTAGCAGCAAAACCAAAAGCAGCTAAAAAGCCTCCAACCGCAATTTTGTCAGACAATAACGACAAAAAGGTAGCTATAAAGTCAAAAGCAGCCCTTTTGGCAACGGATAAACCAAAATTAGCTGCTCCAGTGATAACCAACAAACCTACGGAAGCGCCAGCGGTAACAGAAACAACAACTGCTCCACAAGTTTCAACCGAAGAGGTAGAATTAGAAGTGGAGGAAGTAGTTTCCACAACAACAAAGCCGAGTACAGCCACAG cTGTATATAATAAATTGACATGGAATCTTCTTGAAAAACCAGTCTGTTATACACCATGTGGATATAGAGATTTCTAA
- the LOC123543140 gene encoding probable serine/threonine-protein kinase DDB_G0282963 yields the protein MENKIKAIFVLASLSIVYTKPLTNNVDKPSSWLVESILTAVSSNSKSSWDQSAPAHAFIKVDTIKDQTPFPEGGNIVIHGDSSLRLFNHTDINHPSFDPSKFLKSASNESVQSVKVQPVSGQPYFMFIPPALLKNQTFETALFGKVNKRRRVKRHHPSPSIQNVLGELQNYALVPIKSNNGQIRYILLKNPKFVIGNPAAANRGVSGQPAPAIIQLNSNRPAPTPGGRIRYTPRNSVEPVTQPTFRRLSSGRRPAPVAVATPIDSIFNTLTSQMSRSDTRISETKSTKTTRTSSTLTGGKSIPRIPSTWKLLKGNSASSNQATNTIGGTNLNKEAGTKTQQNTKLFRGSNTNPDFSLNTNSIGRTKIISGSETNTAPAVGIKTDPNFRLNTNWIGETNVNSASGTSTVPVVGMKTDPIFSLKTNSISGTNMIPASGSNTFPFVGMKTEPTFSLNINSLGGTNTFPVDGMKTDPYFSLNTNSIGGPKMIPASGTNTVPVVGMNTDPNFSLNTNSIGGTNTFSSVGMNSDPNFSLNTNLIDGTNMIPASGTNTAPVVGLNTDPNFSLNTNSNGGTNIFSSVGMNTDPNFSLNTNSIGGTNIIPASETNTAPVVGMNTDPNFSLNTNSIDGTNIIPASGTNTAPVVGMNTDPNFSLNTNSIGGTNMIPASRTNTAPVVGMKTDPNFSLNTDSIGGTNTFSSVGMISDPKFSLNTNSIGGTNMIPASGTDTAPVVGMNTDPNFSLNTNSIGGTNTFSSVGMISDPKFSLNTNSIGGTNMIPASGTDTAPVVGMNTDPNFSLNTNSIGGTNTFSSVEMNSDPNFSLNTNLFDGTNMSPASGTNTAPVVGMNTDPNFSLDTNSIGGTNIIPASETNTAPVVGMNTDPNFSLNTNSIGGTNIIPASGTNTAPVVGMNTDPNFSLNTNSIGGTNMIPASRTNTAPVVGMKTDPNFSLNTDSIGGTNTFSSVGMISDPKFSLNTNSIGGTNMIPASGTDTAPVVGMNTDPNFSLNTNSIGGTNTFSSVGMNSDPNFSLNTNLIDGTNMSPASGTNTVPVVGMNTDPNFSLSTYSVGGTNMILAGETNTVPVVGMKTEPNLSLNTNPIGGTNMIPASGSNTVPVVGMKTDPNFSLNTNSIGGSKLISAVGTNRGPAVGLKSDLNFSLNTNSIGGAKMRPASGRSKVPVVGPILGLQTNVISGPNGKPIGQSKKTSVQSKSSSVAADKVTSSASSLTKTADGLKASVADTTLAKKEANATNVNQTNTTNITITKVGDKHKIEKTEIVETVVDIKKNETATKADTASSKVITNGVEHTGETGHSHRGHGDHGGHGGHENHGSSNTVSANSGAAEKATAEKQAQVVKKTKKTTTILLKSGSETKSGKAEISEIQHTVEELVHHNTSEIAAAEKAASANVDTSAGDAHASHSHSHDHAHDHSHDHAHDHSHETHPGKQEKIATADSTKETNSTSTSVKTKSVKQTVIKKKIPDPNNPVSSNQVSPSGASSDTAATSTGEFDVQHVEHVVQETEHKTQQDTSQTSKHKAESSGGKNNHDHHHHHR from the exons gaaGGTGGCAACATCGTTATCCATGGAGACAGTTCGTTGAGATTATTCAATCACACCGACATCAACCATCCTAGCTTCGACCCATCAAAATTCCTGAAGTCAGCGAGCAATGAAAGTGTTCAATCGGTGAAGGTGCAGCCGGTTTCAGGACAGCCATATTTCATGTTTATACCACCTGCTTTGTTAAAG AATCAGACATTCGAGACCGCATTATTTGGAAAAGTCAACAAAAGACGAAGAGTGAAACGACACCATCCCAGTCCTAGTATACAGAACGTTCTAGGAGAATTGCAGAATTATGCACTCGTGCCAATTAAATCCAACAATGGGCAGATTAG atacattttgttgaaaaatcCAAAGTTTGTGATCGGCAACCCAGCAGCAGCGAACAGGGGTGTGAGTGGTCAACCAGCTCCAGCTATCATACAGCTTAACTCTAATCGCCCTGCACCGACCCCTGGCGGAAGG attagATATACTCCACGTAACTCAGTCGAACCAGTGACCCAGCCGACGTTTAGG agACTATCCTCGGGACGACGCCCAGCTCCGGTTGCAGTTGCTACTCCCATTGACTCAATTTTCAATACCCTAACttctcaaatgtcaaggtcagacaCGAGAATATCAGAAACAAAATCCACGAAAACAACGAGAACATCATCAACATTAACTGGCGGAAAATCTATACCCAGAATTCCATCAACATGGAAATTATTAAAAGGTAACTCTGCTTCAAGTAATCAGGCAACAAATACAATAGGAGGAACAAATCTAAACAAGGAAGCCGGCACCAAGACACAGCAGAATACAAAACTGTTTAGAGGAAGCAATACTAATCCTGATTTCAGTTTAAACACTAACTCGATCGGtagaacaaaaataatttcaggaAGCGAAACAAATACAGCTCCAGCAGTCGGAATAAAAACAGATCCTAATTTCCGTTTAAACACTAACTGGATCGGCGAGACAAATGTGAATTCAGCTAGCGGAACAAGTACAGTTCCAGTTGTTGGAATGAAAACAGATcctattttcagtttaaaaactaACTCGATCAGTGGAACAAATATGATTCCGGCTAGTGGATCAAACACTTTTCCATTTGTCGGAATGAAAACAGAGCCTACTTTCAGTTTAAACATTAACTCGCTCGGCGGAACAAATACTTTTCCAGTTGACGGAATGAAAACAGACCCTTATTTCAGTTTAAACACTAACTCGATCGGtggaccaaaaatgattccagcTAGCGGAACAAACACAGTTCCAGTTGTCGGAATGAACACAGATCCTAATTTCAGTTTAAACACTAACTCGATTGGCGGAACAAATACATTTTCAAGTGTCGGAATGAACTCAGATCCTAATTTCAGTTTAAACACTAACTTGATCGATGGAACAAATATGATTCCAGCTAGCGGAACAAATACAGCTCCAGTTGTCGGATTGAACACAGATCCTAATTTCAGTTTAAACACTAACTCGAATGGCggaacaaatatattttcaagtgtCGGAATGAACACAGATCCTAATTTCAGTTTAAACACTAACTCGATTGGCGGAACAAATATAATTCCAGCTAGTGAAACAAATACAGCTCCAGTTGTCGGAATGAACACAGATCCTAATTTCAGTTTAAACACTAACTCGATTGACGGAACAAATATAATTCCAGCTAGTGGAACAAATACAGCTCCAGTTGTCGGAATGAACACAGATCCTAATTTCAGTTTAAACACTAACTCAATTGGCGGAACAAATATGATTCCAGCTAGCAGAACAAATACAGCTCCAGTTGTCGGAATGAAAACTGATCCTAATTTCAGTTTAAACACTGACTCGATCGGCGGAACAAATACATTTTCAAGTGTCGGAATGATTTCTGACCCTAAGTTTAGTTTAAACACTAACTCGATTGGCGGAACAAATATGATTCCAGCTAGTGGAACAGATACAGCTCCAGTTGTCGGAATGAACACAGATCCTAATTTCAGTTTAAACACTAACTCGATTGGTGGAACAAATACATTTTCAAGTGTCGGAATGATTTCTGACCCTAAGTTTAGTTTAAACACTAACTCGATTGGCGGAACAAATATGATTCCAGCTAGTGGAACAGATACAGCTCCAGTTGTCGGAATGAACACAGATCCTAATTTCAGTTTAAACACTAACTCGATTGGTGGAACAAATACATTTTCAAGTGTCGAAATGAACTCAGATCCTAATTTCAGTTTAAACACTAACTTGTTCGATGGAACAAATATGAGTCCAGCTAGCGGAACAAATACAGCTCCAGTTGTCGGAATGAACACAGATCCTAATTTCAGTTTAGACACTAACTCGATTGGCGGAACAAATATAATTCCAGCTAGTGAAACAAATACAGCTCCAGTTGTCGGAATGAACACAGATCCTAATTTCAGTTTAAACACTAACTCGATTGGCGGAACAAATATAATTCCAGCTAGTGGAACAAATACAGCTCCAGTTGTCGGAATGAACACAGATCCTAATTTCAGTTTAAACACTAACTCAATTGGCGGAACAAATATGATTCCAGCTAGCAGAACAAATACAGCTCCAGTTGTCGGAATGAAAACTGATCCTAATTTCAGTTTAAACACTGACTCGATCGGCGGAACAAATACATTTTCAAGTGTCGGAATGATTTCTGACCCTAAGTTTAGTTTAAACACTAACTCGATTGGCGGAACAAATATGATTCCAGCTAGTGGAACAGATACAGCTCCAGTTGTCGGAATGAACACAGATCCTAATTTCAGTTTAAACACTAACTCGATTGGTGGAACAAATACATTTTCAAGTGTCGGAATGAACTCAGATCCTAATTTCAGTTTAAACACTAACTTGATCGATGGAACAAATATGAGTCCAGCTAGCGGAACAAACACAGTTCCAGTCGTTGGAATGAACACAGATCCTAATTTCAGTTTAAGCACTTACTCGGTCGGCGGAACAAATATGATTCTAGCTGGCGAAACAAACACAGTTCCAGTTGTCGGAATGAAAACAGAACCTAATTTAAGCTTAAACACTAACCCGATCGGCGGTACAAATATGATTCCAGCTAGCGGATCAAATACAGTTCCAGTTGTCGGAATGAAAACGGATCCTAATTTCAGTTTGAACACTAACTCGATCGGCGGATCAAAATTAATCTCAGCTGTCGGAACAAATAGAGGTCCAGCTGTCGGACTGAAATCAGATCTTAATTTCAGTTTAAACACTAACTCAATCGGCGGAGCAAAAATGAGACCAGCTAGCGGAAGAAGTAAAGTTCCAGTTGTTGGTCCAATTCTTGGATTGCAAACAAACGTAATTAGTGGACCAAATGGAAAGCCAATTGGTCAGTCAAAGAAAACTAGCGTACAGTCGAAATCGAGTTCCGTAGCTGCTGACAAAGTAACTTCTTCGGCTAGCTCTTTGACAAAAACTGCTGATGGTTTAAAGGCTTCAGTTGCAGATACAACTTTGGCTAAAAAAGAAGCGAATGCAACTAACGTTAACCAAACTAACACTACGAATATAACGATCACGAAAGTTGGAGataaacataaaattgaaaagaCAGAAATAGTGGAAACAGTTGTAGAtattaagaaaaatgaaacagcCACAAAAGCAGATACAGCTTCTAGCAAAGTTATTACCAATGGTGTTGAACATACTGGTGAGACAGGTCATAGTCATAGAGGACATGGGGACCATGGAGGACATGGGGGCCATGAGAACCACGGGAGCAGTAATACCGTCTCCGCAAATTCTGGAGCCGCAGAAAAAGCAACTGCAGAAAAGCAGGCACAAGTTGTAAAGAAAACTAAGAAAACTACTACAATTCTCTTGAAATCTGGTTCTGAAACTAAATCAGGAAAAGCCGAAATATCTGAAATTCAGCACACAGTTGAAGAACTGGTGCATCATAATACATCCGAAATTGCAGCTGCAGAAAAAGCAGCATCAGCAAATGTTGATACATCAGCAGGAGATGCACATGCGTCTCACAGTCACTCACACGACCATGCGCATGATCACTCACATGACCATGCTCATGATCATTCACATGAAACTCATCCAGGGAAACAAGAAAAAATTGCCACTGCAGACTCTACAAAGGAAACAAACAGTACATCAACTTCTGtgaaaacaaaatctgtaaaacaaacggtaattaaaaaaaagattccCGATCCAAATAATCCAGTGAGTAGTAACCAAGTATCCCCATCTGGTGCGTCATCGGATACAGCAGCGACATCTACAGGAGAGTTTGATGTTCAACATGTAGAACACGTGGTACAAGAAACAGAACATAAGACTCAGCAAGATACTTCTCAGACATCCAAACACAAAGCTGAATCATCTGGTGGAAAAAATAACCAcgaccaccatcatcatcatcgctAA